The proteins below are encoded in one region of Engraulis encrasicolus isolate BLACKSEA-1 chromosome 1, IST_EnEncr_1.0, whole genome shotgun sequence:
- the LOC134451713 gene encoding tartrate-resistant acid phosphatase type 5-like produces MAALLLTVLLALLPVILCYPTSYIDLEGKGGNRSSLRFLAIGDWGGLPYPPYITPLEQATATEMGKIADQMGADFIISLGDNFYYRGVTDVNDPRFEETFEKVYTSKSLYVPWFVIAGNHDHYGNVQAQIEYSKRSERWQYPYYYYELNFRIPQTNSTVTILMIDTVLFCGKADDFLQQTPCGPHGYHANRQQLWLQERMARSKADFLLVAGHYPVWSISEHGPTDCLLKKLRPLLVKYKATAYMCGHDHNLQYIKESGVGYVVSGAGNFMDPNTRHREHVPRNSLKFFTGKASTLGGFVHIEIDKKKMTMTFIQARGTSLYRAVLPKRDLSFSTNDSD; encoded by the exons ATGGCTGCGCTGCTGCTAACTGTCCTGCTTGCTCTTCTGCCAGTGATCCTTTGCTACCCAACCTCCTACATTGACCTTGAAGGCAAAGGCG GTAATCGGTCATCCCTTCGGTTCTTGGCAATCGGGGATTGGGGTGGTCTGCCGTACCCTCCGTATATTACGCCCCTTGAGCAGGCCACGGCCACAGAGATGGGCAAGATTGCCGACCAGATGGGAGCAGACTTCATTATCTCGCTAGGCGACAACTTTTACTACAGAGGGGTGACCGATGTCAATGACCCCAGATTTGAG GAGACTTTTGAAAAGGTGTACACGTCCAAGTCTCTGTATGTGCCATGGTTTGTGATTGCGGGCAACCACGACCATTATGGAAATGTCCAGGCTCAAATTGAGTACTCCAAGAGGTCTGAAAGATG GCAATACCCATATTACTACTACGAGCTGAACTTCCGGATCCCCCAGACGAACAGCACTGTCACCATCCTCATGATTGACACGGTTCTCTTCTGCGGCAAGGCAGACGACTTCCTGCAACAGACCCCCTGTGGGCCGCACGGTTACCACGCCAACCGGCAGCAGCTGTGGCTGCAGGAGCGCATGGCGCGGTCCAAGGCGGACTTCCTGCTTGTAGCCGGCCACTACCCCGTGTGGTCCATCTCCGAGCACGGCCCCACCGACTGCCTGCTGAAGAAGCTACGCCCTCTGCTGGTCAAGTACAAGGCCACTGCCTACATGTGCGGACACGACCATAACCTGCAG TACATCAAGGAATCTGGTGTGGGGTATGTGGTGAGTGGAGCCGGCAACTTCATGGATCCTAACACACGCCACCGCGAGCACGTTCCCCGCAACTCCCTGAAGTTCTTCACTGGTAAGGCCTCAACCTTAGGCGGCTTCGTGCACATCGAGATTGACAAAAAGAAAATGACCATGACCTTCATCCAGGCCAGGGGAACGTCCCTCTACCGTGCAGTCCTCCCCAAACGTGACCTGAGCTTCAGCACAAATGATTCAGATTAG
- the LOC134451725 gene encoding tartrate-resistant acid phosphatase type 5-like translates to MAALLLTTLLALLPVVLCYPTSYIDLEGKGSNRSSIRFLAIGDWGGLPYPPYITPIEKATATEMGKIADQMGADFIISLGDNFYYTGVTDVNDPRFEETFEKVYTAKSLYVPWYVIAGNHDHWGNVMAQIEYSKMSERWQYPYYYYELNFRIPQTNSTVTILMVDTTLFCGKADDFLQQKPRGPHSYHANRQQLWLQERMARSKADFLLVAGHYPVWSISEHGPTDCLLKRLRPLLVKYKATAYMCGHDHNLQYIKESGVGYVVSGAGNFIDPDTRHREHVPRDSLKFFSGKASTLGGFAHIEIDKEKMTMTFIQARGTSLYRAVLPKRDLSFSKNDSK, encoded by the exons ATGGCTGCACTGCTGCTAACTACTTTGCTTGCTCTTCTGCCAGTGGTCCTTTGCTACCCAACCTCCTACATTGACCTTGAAGGCAAAGGCA GTAATAGGTCATCCATTCGGTTCTTGGCAATCGGGGATTGGGGTGGTCTGCCATATCCTCCGTATATTACGCCCATTGAGAAGGCCACCGCCACAGAGATGGGCAAGATTGCCGACCAGATGGGAGCAGACTTCATTATATCGCTTGGCGACAACTTTTACTACACAGGGGTGACCGATGTCAATGACCCCAGGTTTGAG GAGACTTTTGAAAAGGTGTACACGGCCAAGTCTCTGTATGTCCCATGGTATGTGATTGCGGGCAACCACGACCATTGGGGAAATGTCATGGCTCAAATTGAGTACTCCAAGATGTCCGAGAGATG GCAATACCCATATTACTACTACGAGCTGAACTTCCGGATCCCCCAGACGAACAGCACTGTCACCATCCTCATGGTGGACACGACTCTCTTCTGCGGCAAGGCAGACGACTTCCTGCAGCAGAAGCCCCGTGGACCGCACAGTTACCACGCCAACCGGCAGCAGCTGTGGCTGCAGGAGCGCATGGCACGCTCCAAGGCGGACTTCCTCCTGGTGGCCGGCCACTACCCCGTGTGGTCCATCTCTGAGCACGGCCCCACCGACTGCCTACTGAAGAGGCTACGCCCTCTGCTGGTCAAGTACAAGGCCACTGCCTACATGTGCGGACACGACCATAACCTGCAG TACATCAAGGAATCTGGCGTGGGGTATGTGGTGAGCGGAGCTGGCAACTTCATAGATCCTGACACGCGCCACCGTGAGCACGTTCCCCGTGACTCCCTGAAGTTCTTCAGTGGTAAGGCCTCCACCTTGGGTGGCTTCGCGCACATCGAGATCGACAAGGAGAAAATGACCATGACCTTCATCCAGGCCAGAGGAACGTCCCTCTACCGTGCAGTCCTCCCCAAACGGGACTTGAGCTTCAGCAAGAATGATTCAAAGTAG
- the LOC134451831 gene encoding tartrate-resistant acid phosphatase type 5-like, with protein MAALLLTTLLALLPVVLCYPTSYIDLEGKGSNRSSIRFLAIGDWGGLPYPPYITPIEKATATEMGKIADQMGADFILALGDNFYYKGVTDVNDPRFEETFEKVYTAKSLYVPWFVIAGNHDHAGNVMAQIEYSKMSKRWQYPYYYYELNFRIPQTDSTVTILMIDTVLLCGKADDFLQQKPHGPHGYHANRQQVWLQERMARSKADFLLVAGHYPVWSISEHGPTDCLLKRLRPLLVKYKATAYLCGHDHNLQYFKESGVGYVVSGAANFMDPDTRHRKHVPRDSLKFFTGKASTLGGFAHIEIDKKKMTMTFIQARGTSLYRAVLPKRDLSFSTNDSE; from the exons ATGGCTGCGCTGCTGCTAACTACCCTGCTTGCTCTTCTGCCGGTGGTCCTTTGCTACCCAACCTCCTACATTGACCTTGAAGGCAAAGGCA GTAATAGGTCATCCATTCGGTTCTTGGCAATCGGGGATTGGGGAGGTCTGCCGTACCCTCCGTATATTACGCCCATTGAGAAGGCCACCGCCACAGAAATGGGCAAGATTGCCGACCAGATGGGAGCAGACTTCATTCTGGCGCTAGGCGACAACTTTTACTACAAAGGGGTGACTGATGTTAATGACCCCAGGTTTGAG GAGACCTTTGAAAAGGTGTACACGGCCAAGTCTCTGTATGTGCCATGGTTTGTGATTGCGGGCAATCACGACCATGCTGGAAATGTCATGGCTCAAATTGAGTATTCAAAGATGTCCAAAAGATG GCAATACCCGTATTACTACTACGAGCTGAACTTCCGGATCCCCCAGACGGACAGCACGGTCACCATCCTCATGATTGACACGGTCCTGCTTTGCGGCAAGGCCGACGACTTCCTGCAGCAGAAGCCCCACGGGCCGCACGGTTACCACGCCAACCGGCAGCAGGTGTGGCTGCAGGAGCGCATGGCACGCTCCAAGGCGGACTTCCTCCTGGTGGCCGGCCACTACCCTGTGTGGTCCATCTCCGAGCACGGCCCCACCGACTGCCTGCTGAAGAGGCTACGCCCTCTGCTGGTCAAGTACAAGGCCACCGCCTACCTGTGCGGACACGACCATAACCTGCAG TACTTCAAGGAATCTGGTGTGGGGTATGTGGTGAGCGGAGCCGCCAACTTCATGGATCCTGACACACGCCACCGTAAGCACGTTCCCCGCGACTCCCTGAAGTTCTTCACCGGTAAGGCCTCCACCTTGGGCGGCTTCGCGCACATCGAGATCGACAAGAAGAAAATGACCATGACCTTCATCCAGGCCAGAGGAACGTCCCTCTACCGTGCCGTCCTCCCAAAACGGGACCTGAGCTTCAGCACAAATGATTCAGAGTAG